From the genome of Vulpes lagopus strain Blue_001 chromosome 2, ASM1834538v1, whole genome shotgun sequence, one region includes:
- the GREM1 gene encoding gremlin-1 isoform X1: MPGTRGALRGPPRSRPADPAPRRAAPAAVASGPGTRRADSMRRTAYTVGALLLLLGTLLPTAEGKKKGSQGAIPPPDKAQHNDSEQTQSPQQPGSRNRGRGQGRGTAMPGEEVLESSQEALHVTERKYLKRDWCKTQPLKQTIHEEGCNSRTIINRFCYGQCNSFYIPRHIRKEEGSFQSCSFCKPKKFTTMMVTLNCPELQPPTKKKRVTRVKQCRCISIDLD, from the exons ATGCCCGGCACTCGGGGCGCCCTCCGCGGACCGCCTCGCTCCCGGCCGGCTGACCCCGCGCCACGCCGGGCGGCTCCGGCCGCGGTCGCATCAGGCCCAGGGACCCGCCGGGCTGACAG CATGAGACGCACAGCCTACACTGtgggagccctgcttctcctcctggggACCCTGCTGCCCACTgctgaagggaaaaagaaggggTCCCAAGGTGCCATCCCCCCGCCAGACAAGGCCCAGCACAATGACTCGGAGCAGACTCAGTCTCCCCAGCAGCCGGGCTCCAGGAACCGGGGGCGCGGCCAGGGGCGCGGCACGGCTATGCCTGGCGAGGAGGTGCTGGAGTCCAGCCAGGAGGCCCTGCATGTGACCGAGCGCAAGTACCTGAAGCGAGACTGGTGCAAAACCCAGCCGCTCAAGCAGACCATCCACGAGGAAGGCTGCAACAGCCGCACCATCATCAACCGCTTCTGCTATGGCCAGTGCAACTCCTTCTACATCCCCAGGCACATCCGGAAGGAGGAAGGCTCCTTTCAGTCCTGCTCCTTCTGCAAGCCCAAGAAATTCACCACCATGATGGTCACGCTCAACTGCCCTGAGCTGCAGCCGCCCACCAAGAAGAAGAGGGTCACGCGCGTCAAGCAGTGTCGATGCATATCCATCGATCTGGATTAA
- the GREM1 gene encoding gremlin-1 isoform X2 has protein sequence MRRTAYTVGALLLLLGTLLPTAEGKKKGSQGAIPPPDKAQHNDSEQTQSPQQPGSRNRGRGQGRGTAMPGEEVLESSQEALHVTERKYLKRDWCKTQPLKQTIHEEGCNSRTIINRFCYGQCNSFYIPRHIRKEEGSFQSCSFCKPKKFTTMMVTLNCPELQPPTKKKRVTRVKQCRCISIDLD, from the coding sequence ATGAGACGCACAGCCTACACTGtgggagccctgcttctcctcctggggACCCTGCTGCCCACTgctgaagggaaaaagaaggggTCCCAAGGTGCCATCCCCCCGCCAGACAAGGCCCAGCACAATGACTCGGAGCAGACTCAGTCTCCCCAGCAGCCGGGCTCCAGGAACCGGGGGCGCGGCCAGGGGCGCGGCACGGCTATGCCTGGCGAGGAGGTGCTGGAGTCCAGCCAGGAGGCCCTGCATGTGACCGAGCGCAAGTACCTGAAGCGAGACTGGTGCAAAACCCAGCCGCTCAAGCAGACCATCCACGAGGAAGGCTGCAACAGCCGCACCATCATCAACCGCTTCTGCTATGGCCAGTGCAACTCCTTCTACATCCCCAGGCACATCCGGAAGGAGGAAGGCTCCTTTCAGTCCTGCTCCTTCTGCAAGCCCAAGAAATTCACCACCATGATGGTCACGCTCAACTGCCCTGAGCTGCAGCCGCCCACCAAGAAGAAGAGGGTCACGCGCGTCAAGCAGTGTCGATGCATATCCATCGATCTGGATTAA